A window of Rhododendron vialii isolate Sample 1 chromosome 11a, ASM3025357v1 genomic DNA:
GGTCATGTGACGCATCTACTTCCCATCATATTTCTGCACCCATACAATTATGGCGTCGCATTCAGATATATTTCTGTACCCATTCAATTATGACGCATTATGGCGTCACATTCGGCAGTAAACCTCGATTGATGTCAACCAAGAGTTCAGGTGTGACTGTGGCTAAAGATACATTTCAGCTCAATGAGAAGGTGTAAAATGTAGTAGTACTTGGGTAAAGTTAACAGCAGCACTTTAGCACATGGGGCTTGTTAAGCTCAACTGCATGGATCTTTCTAGACATAGCAACTtgaagaaatgaaattttaagaTCACATTTGGAGGTACTCCACTCCTATTGCAAGGGTGAAGTCGAAAATAATATGGACACATGAGGTCTtatacaaatacaaatagaCGAGGCATAAGCTAGAATACCCACAAGAAATCCaaacattcaaattttttttttttttaaagaaaacaaaatctctAGGTTATCCCGTATTCTGAATATACAAACaattcaaaattccaacaaGTGGTGCAGAGCAACCACTCCACCCTGTAATGCCACAACAGAACTTCTAACGTGAACCAAATTCGAAATTTTGAGCGAAGGGTTGATCAGGTATATGTCACCACCAGTTTTCCAGGTTTCTCACGTGCATTTTCTTCGATTTGCACCCGTGTTGTGATGCAGGGACAATTCAGACGCTAAACGCTGATTGTAGTCTAGATGTGAACTGAGATGCAATGGTCTGGGATGCAAATGCTTGTATCTGCTTCTTGGCATCTGAAGAAACACCAAAAGTTACTGAAAGAAAATTTCCAATAAAAGATACACACATACGCATAAGCACTAACAAAATAATGGATTCCTAAATAGAAGGAGAACGTCTTCTCACAGGAAAAGCTTGGTATTTGTCGCaacaaaatgcaaaattcagagagagaggagggagagcaAGAGATCAACATGTGTATTGCATATTTGCATGCGTGTGCGTGTATGTGAATATACTAATAAGATCAGAAACATCAATGTATCACCAAAGCTTTATTTCCATTCGGGCCACATTAGGACATTGCTTCTTCTCTATAATTTTGTGATGTATAGCAACATTACAATTTATTTCAGCAGTCGGAGAATATATATAGTTCCAATGGTGAAGCTCATGCATTTCGTTTAAATAAGTCAATCTTCATTAGAATGTAGAGACATGTATCATCAATATTACTAAAAACTCTTACTAAAATGCATGGTTTCCATCCCCATAGATgatcaaactattatttcagCGCTACATTCGTTTATCCCACTACAAATGACAAATACACCAAAATTTAAAGTTCAGACCGTGACTTGTCTATTTAAAGTTTTAAACCAGGTGCAATGCCAAGTTCTAGATTTCCACATTTCCAAGCAACCAAAATAAATcaccacaaaacaaaaaaaaaaaaaaaaacaattgtagCGTAGTAGCATAGAATAGCAACTTATGCATTTGCTGAATTAAACAGGTGTCCTTTGCAAATCAGGGAATAGAGAAACACATTAAACATGACAATCAGGCAGACAATATAAGAAGGCCACTGAATTGCACAAGTTGAAAGAAAGAGGCTGCAAACCTTTGCGACATTTTGTAAAGCCAACAATATTTGCAATGCTGAGTGTGAGGCAAACTCCTATAACCAGGAGATAATCAGCTTGAAACCTTATGAGAGAGAATATTCCAAGCACAAGCCATGCAACTGCCTAACAAAATGAAACAACAGAATTAGATATGTTGGAACAAAAATTACTTCGATTCCATAGCAATACGCCAATACGTAAATGACAGGATAATGAACGTAATATACAAAATTCCTAGTCTCTGATACACATTCCTTTGACAAATGACTCCATTGCACCATAACTAAGAAGGGTTCAAAGCTAGGTTATGATACCATTTCAAAATGCATACTTACTGTAAGGTAAAGGGTCCACCAAAATAACCATGAATCCTTCTTGTTCATTCGAGCCATTGACTAGCAAAAACATCATTAAAAATGTCAGACATTTTAATTCAATAGCAAAGGCTCAAGATACTTTTAATGAAAACATCACAGAGAACAAGAAATAACATAAGAAACAAGATGAATATTTCATTAAGCTGTAACTAGCACTAACCTCTTGGTCAAGGCATTCAAATTTCCACACGCTTTCACCCTCGTCATTTATTTCATTCCACCACCTCAAACCAACCAAGATACGGCCACTCACATTCTTCACTACCCAAAAATCAAGAGCAGCGAGAAGAACAGTGATCACAAAAATAATGACAAAGCTATTAACAAAGAGAGCTGAAAGGATGTAGAAAGCCAAAGCTCCTGCCTGCCAAACCATACAAAATGCAGTATTAGATAGCAAGATGGAATTACAATGGACAAACTAGTAAAGCAAAGAATTAAGTAAACCACACCTTGAATAACACGTGAAAGAGACAAATCCTAGGGTGGGCATAACTTTCCTCCGCATGCTGAGCacagaagaaacaaaaatgagaaacttaaaaattatagaTTAGGATTAAGGAAGTCATTCAACACTAGGTGATATTCCACTTAAATGGAAATCACTCACTTATCTGTGAGAGTGCACAAAACAACCCACCTTAATGCGGTGGAAATCCAGTCTTTTGAACAGTTGTAATTAATTTTCTAGAAACTAGTGAACAATAAAGCTCATATGTTACTTAAAGCTCCCAAAGGAGATTGCAAATAGTTACGAGAATTCTTCCAGCAGCACCATGAATTTTCTGAATACATTCCATTTTCTTACAGACAATTTCTTTGCATAATTTGTTCAATTGAAGGCAGACATGCCAGACATTAAAAGTAACCAGTAACACCTAACTGACACAAGGTGAGCATAAAAacacctcttttttctttcttctttgctctTTCTTATTTTTAGTGTTATTTTCATCCATTAACCATGGAAAATGATGTATCAAAACCACTGAACTTAGTATATATTTGCACTATGAGTACCTGAGACATTTATTTTATCTAATGTAAACATAGATAAAGAAACTAGAATAATATATAAGGCGCTACCCCATATGGTGTTTCCACCATTTCGAAGCCATGAAGCACTTCTCCCACACACCCAAACTACCCATACTTCCGTACCGCTGCAGATTTTCTGGAGGCAGTTTTAGAACCTCAATCCTCTATGAAACAGTAGCCCATACCAGCAATGCATTTCCCAAATTCGCACCCAACAAAAAATAGCAGTGACGGTGATGCATCATTTGTACTATTGTGAAAGAATACAAGCGTAAGTCTCTCCCTTTTGAATTCTCTGATCATTAGATGCAGAAATCTTATCGGAAAGTCCTATATCTTTGATATCCTTGGTTTTCCCTTGAGTTTCTTGCCACCCTATGATTGTCAAATGAGTTTCTAACGCTATGCTGTGGGGCTGctgcttttccaaaaaatttaatttgGAAGACGAACAAAAAACTGCACACATGAGCCTTTTGATTGCTGTGAAATTGGTTTTCCTGATGCCAAACAAGTGCTGGTAACTGGCCGTTGCAGGAAATTGCGTCCCTTCTAGCATAAACAAAGGCGACAACGCCAACATGGGGGTTAAATCAGCCAACATCCATCCAATTGACTCCACACATTGAAACAAGAATGGATAGAAGGAAGGGACACTCTGAGTGCTACTGCAAAGCGATATTAGTACGATGAACAGTAGACAATCTCTGTACCCACCAATTAGGACAGAATGAGGTTAATTTTCCAAATAAATTGTATCATCACAATTTCTTTCCAAATTTATCCCAAAAAGACACCAATTGTCAGTTTCCAATACCTACACCACTACAAGAAACGAGCAACAGTTTTTTGCATGAAAACTCATGCTAATAGGAAAGGATATCGAAAGATCCTCGGCCAACAGAAAGAGAAGATCCCACATTTCTGAATGACACTTGCAAAAAGTACCTATTCGACATCATAACAACCACCTTCTAGAACCCAATATCCCAACTATTTTGTAGGAAAAAGACCAGCATCAAATCAAACTAATCAGGGGAAGAagttaaaaataacaaaacctGTTTACACGATTTGGTGTTATTACGTTTGTACATGGCTTGCATGCCCTTGATGCCCTTCACATATATTTATCCTTGTCTATTACTTACCCAGAGAAAGTGTTCAGAAACAAATTACATGATCATCTCTACATTGCCATTAGATCCCCCACCGAAGGAGGTTCCAGTGTGTGTCCTACCAGGTCACCCTCCTTAGAAGTTACAAAACAGAGCACTGTTCATTGATCGCCACTCATCTTACTATTAACTGCAACGGACACTATCTACAAACTGATGACTGAACTTTTCAACCTATTCTATCTTAAAGGATGTTGCAGAAAAATGTGATAGATCACGTCCTAAACTAATGGTCCAGATTCTAGAAACATAATACTTCATTCGAATGAAAAGCACTGTGCAAGTTtctttctgattttgaaacatGTTCACAAATCAAGTTTGATGGAGCGTTTCATATATAAAACCCAACCCTATATGCTGTTTAAAACAACATAGAAATGTGCTACCTTAAAGGTTTCAAAACCTATGTACTTCCTAGCTAAAACTCATATCCGCACATATCTTCCAACCTTCAAACATCCTCAGTGCAAAATGCCTTAAGAAAAGGGCACAAATAAGATGTCCATGCAGAGGTTCTTGAAAACAAtgtcaaaatcttcaaaaaaaataccctGATTACATATTTAGTTTAGGATCCCTTTTTTATTCCCTTGTTTTCATATTATTGGAACCAGCAAGGAATTCCAACTTTCGTAATCCCAGTTTTTCGACGCGTcgcaatggaaaaaaaattaccatccCAATATCATCAGAATTACAAACATTTCGAGATTTCGTTAACCGGGATCTAGCTGTCTAGCTCGGCAGCACAGTAGTACAATACACGGTCAACATCAGAATGATATTCAAGGCACAGATCCGTAAAACACAACGTCAAAATGATCACTAATACGAAGATTGAAATACCTAGCCAGTAACATGGCAATTCAAATCTAGATTCACCACCAATAATCACAGAAACGAATAAATCTCACACACAACAAACCCTAGCCAGTCTTACTCGACAAATTCCGGGAAAAACCAAAGAATTTGCAGAAACTGAAATCAAGCGGATTCGTGCATCCACGTGTGGGTAAATCTATGTGCATACAGGCGATTGAACTTACCGGATTCAGATCCATTTGGAAGGGAAGAAGATTTCGCAGAAGAGAAATCAAAATCGAACGGGCTTCGCCCCTGCCTCTGTTTCTCTTACCTGGTTAATTTTGGTACCAAAAACTTGATTTGGACTTTGTCGTAATATTTTTCAACAGAACCCTGATATATTAAACTAATTACCACTATGGTCCCCTGTTCTAATATTACTTAGCTCTTAAGattagagaataaattctttacaccgtcggtataaatatttgtttttttcaaatcaattgtaTTGCGCCACGTaattatattgcgccacgtcgtcatgttttattaattaggatcactgttttgacacatgtcgcaatgtaattgatttgaaaataaataaatatttacaccagcggtataaataatttattctcttaaaATTAAAGTTCTTTCTATTGTTTGGGTTGAGTGGAGAGCCCTGCTATTGGTACAGATGGAAAATCAGTACCAGCTAGAACAGATCTGTTTTGGGcctgtttctcaaaaaaaaaaagagatcgaAATCGCTTATTTCGTTTAAAATGTTTTGTTTAAAGTCCTTGCAAAAATTTGGCTAAACTTTTAATTGGGCTTGAATTTTAAAGCAAAGTTTGATGTTTAGTAAACACTCTTACCGATATCTGATTCATCTGAATTTTTGTAGGAGTTTGAAGCAAAATGAGCAATTCTGATCAtatttttgggacccgaaacgAGCCCAAAACGAATTTGTTCTAGCTGGTACGGGTTTTTCAATCTGTACCAACATCCTTTCTGTTGAGTATAAACGAGATGTGGCTTTTTGAACAGAAAGGAGAATGGTTGAGGTGGTGTtccggtttcttaaaaaaagaacttttagaaaaagaaggtaatttcaagctcaaaaatcatatgtttacgtaaataattttcctaccaatatgaatcttgtttgatagatctcattgagatcttttaaacggtgcaaaaaaaattaaaaaaatatttttcatttttattatatttgagtttgaaattacctccgtttgaaaaaaaaagtactttttctgATGTGCTTCGTATACTTCCGTTTCAAGCCTATACTCTATTACATATAGTTTACAGTATCGGTACCATAGTAATCTAAAACGTTTATATTATAGAGTCCACAGAACAGCATATTTATGTAAAAAAAGTACTAAGTTTAATCGGATATCGAGTATATCaacaattaaattttgatttataaaatagacggtcATCGACAGTTTtattgacaaaattaaattgtGTATTATATAAACTGAAATTCAATTTTGATATACCTATTGATGTCcaatcaagttaattttttgcgtGACCAGTTCGGTGTCTTCCATTTTTGAAGCCCCGTCTCAAAATTAATTCCCCTTTTTGCccctaaaaaaatgtttttaactTCTTCCAAAGCACCTCATAAAATAACTACTCGGGCAAAATTGTAACATCACGTAAAACCAACCACTCAAACCCACGTCCCCCTCAAATTTTGCTTTTGTGTCCCTCATATTTAGTGGATATTCACCTCAATGATGGTGATGCAGGAGGACGATGGAACAAAGGGATCTGAGTGGAAGAGGAGGAGTGAGAGGAAAatcttgaagaagaaaaaaaaaaaagttctatgAAAAATGTGGTTCATAAACGCGAGTTCCGTGGTGAGTAGACTTGAACATGTGATGTGTCTGATAAATAAATAACGCGAGCGTACAAAACACGACTTCGATAGTAAGTAGACTTCGCATCTTCAACGTGCGAAGTTTCAAGACGATGGTTTCTCCtattttttggcaattttgaaACTTATTTTTGGAACTAGTTTGATGATCCGATTTGTCCTCATTACATAACTTGCCGATTAAAATGTTTATGTGAAGTATGGATTCAATCGAGCACGAAACGGTTATTAATCAGAGAAGATATATTTCGGAAAGAGATGAAAAAAAGTTAGCTGGGTACACTTGATTACAACCCTCACGCCGGAGAAGAAGACTTCTCCTTCTCATTCTCCTccgtttttggaaaatttcaaCCATGCTTTGGAATCATTTCTATGATCCGATTTGTTCACATTATATAAATTGTCAATTACAGTGTGATTTTGTAAgaggaggaagctatggtacacagggtataccgtatgcctaaattatgacaatttgtgattttcattatgccaatttttggttttctaatgcatatttatgattctagttacgatttgtacattaaaatttacctgttgaacaggtcattagcaggttacccataattaaaaaatattgttattatgtaaccataattattcgtaccgaaatccataatacttgtaccctaaccaaatatatgcgtacaatatcaaaaattaaataatgttaccacaaatgttataacaacaccataaattggcattatcttaccataatgaatcgtaccaaatttttttgactcgtatgatatttcgcaacaaaatccaaatatgtcgtaccagaatcaacaattgttatacccaagtcaaaaatatttgtaaaatgccacaaattttagaaaataaccacaattattatgacaatatctaaaattgtcattttcttaacacaacgtgtcatatcaaaagaaaacatatttaaataccacaaattttataacaaaccataattgttatgacaataccataaattgacgttttcttatcacaatgtgtcgtaccaaaggaaattaattaaaatatttcataataacacatgtctaaaataccacaaatttagtaatataaccaaatttgttatgacaacactataaattgacgttttcatatccacaacgtgtcgtataaaaaaattcaatcagaatgttcaattaacggtagttataatcaacaaaatatcatacctcaaattcagtaatataaccaaatttgttataacaacaccagaaattaacgttttcatactcacaacgtatcgtataaaaaaattcaaatgaaatgctcagttaacgatagttattattagcaaaataccataccgcaaattcagtaatataaccaaatttgttatgacaacactataaattggcgttttcatacccacaacgtgtcgtataaaaaaaattcaatcggaatgttcagtaaacgatagttataattgacaaaatacaatactactaattattttcaattcccgccacattattttttcaaattttaaaatttccaccatattgtcttaattttcgattccctctacactaatttttcaaattcttatttgtccctacacaatacctcaataatttaaactaaaaatgaagtttttgcacaaaattttcatccaagaaattcaccaaaaagtaagtactatacccaaattttcgaatacaactacaatttcctctcaaaatattagactaaatcaaattctttttctacaaaatttaattcaaaaaatcaaaattcctttgtggaaaaatgagaggtcacgaaaaaaataattatccaactgtctcaaatgcatacactttcaacactaaaatggagtacaaaaaaattagtgtgaatattaaaaaatagagggtgaaaattattctcctttttgtaattggtgaaattaattatattaataccctatcttatcaatatttagggcggtgcacttaacaattggcactatatatttaacacatggatcggtgtcaaaccttcaccctatgcgtatcaatccaaatttaatggtggtccttggaactaggttgtggaagtaaaatctaaataattttgtaaatttattgtcattgtactttctttcaaaaaaattattatagtcgacattttgatttacaccaatgacatagctataatatgatctacaagtgcaGACCCATCACTAGGACGGAAGCATTTGAGGcctctgtcttctcaaatttttagcctaAAAATAACGCCattacatacaagaaaatattatataattaatagcctttagaattacaaattctcaattgtgtaccatagtgataaagtgttgttggagtttggacatttatctaaaagatttggggttcaagtcttaaacctttcgttcctatttttttttaaaagaatgttattattttttagaataaatcacatagttagtccttgaaatttcatacttcaacaaatctcatcgttcaatttcaatacaacattaaaatataataatgcaccatctgagccccacgtaaagtgtttattttattttttattttattttatcaaaatcgtctatcttttacataatattaattaagtcattcgtatcaagaatgaagttgatggcttatagctagacacttaattggatggaaaatatcattctattattcaatttgcgtgccgatgatggagcttcctaaacttgattgagacaaaaaattatgtaggtgacttaatcaacaaacataaaaaattcaacggatttgatcgtcattattgtgtcacagtcgcatggctatattacattcaactacaatagaggactaggtttcataccaaatataaattgactgtacaatttaaatgtcgttagtgagtgtatttttaaaatgatcgatcaggactgttaggatgttaagttatacaatatttaatttgtgatattttagacatgtattttgtttgggaataataattattgattgtgcaacgatatattttggtcttgtatctagtatcttttgatcgatttcttttggtacgacacattgtggtaagaaagtgtcaattttttgtgttgtcataacaattatggttatgttatataatttgtagtattttacacatgagggagagagagagaaagtcaatgaagagagaacaacctgttacctgctaagccatttt
This region includes:
- the LOC131307505 gene encoding Golgi apparatus membrane protein-like protein ECHIDNA; the encoded protein is MDLNPHAEESYAHPRICLFHVLFKAGALAFYILSALFVNSFVIIFVITVLLAALDFWVVKNVSGRILVGLRWWNEINDEGESVWKFECLDQESMARMNKKDSWLFWWTLYLTAVAWLVLGIFSLIRFQADYLLVIGVCLTLSIANIVGFTKCRKDAKKQIQAFASQTIASQFTSRLQSAFSV